One Burkholderiales bacterium DNA segment encodes these proteins:
- a CDS encoding FAD-binding protein, whose product MPILVIAEHDNASVKPAVLNTVTAGRQIGGEIHVLVAGHRCAAAAQSAAKISGAAMVLVCDAPHYAHPLAENLAALVVPLARSYSHVLAPATSFGKNLMPRIAALLDVAQVSDIVKVESPDTFVRPIYAGNALATVQALDPIKVITVRATGFDAAPLGGDAKVESIAPAADPGLSSLVGQELTQSVRPELTSARVIVSGGRGMGSAENFRILEDLADKLGAAVGASRAAVDSGFVPNDYQVGQTGKIVAPELYIAVGISGAIQHLAGMKDSKVIVAINKDAEAPIFQVADYGLVADLFEAVPELVKSL is encoded by the coding sequence ATGCCCATCCTGGTCATTGCGGAGCACGACAACGCGTCGGTCAAGCCCGCCGTCCTCAATACCGTGACGGCGGGCCGGCAGATCGGCGGAGAAATTCACGTTCTGGTGGCCGGTCACCGGTGCGCGGCCGCGGCGCAGTCCGCGGCGAAGATCTCGGGCGCAGCCATGGTACTGGTGTGCGACGCGCCGCATTACGCGCACCCGCTGGCGGAGAATCTCGCCGCGCTGGTGGTTCCTCTGGCCAGGAGCTACAGCCACGTTCTCGCCCCGGCCACGAGCTTTGGCAAGAACCTCATGCCCAGAATCGCCGCGCTGCTCGACGTGGCGCAGGTCTCGGACATCGTGAAGGTGGAATCGCCAGACACCTTCGTTCGCCCGATCTATGCCGGAAACGCGCTCGCCACCGTTCAGGCGCTCGACCCCATCAAGGTCATTACCGTGCGCGCCACCGGTTTCGATGCCGCCCCGCTGGGGGGCGATGCAAAGGTCGAATCCATCGCGCCCGCCGCGGACCCGGGGCTGTCCTCGCTGGTGGGGCAGGAGCTCACGCAGTCGGTGCGCCCGGAGCTGACTTCCGCGCGCGTCATCGTATCCGGCGGGCGTGGCATGGGCAGTGCCGAGAATTTCCGGATCCTGGAGGACCTGGCCGACAAGCTCGGCGCCGCGGTGGGCGCCTCGCGCGCCGCGGTCGATTCCGGTTTCGTGCCAAACGACTACCAGGTCGGGCAGACCGGCAAGATCGTCGCTCCGGAACTCTACATCGCGGTGGGAATTTCGGGAGCGATCCAGCACCTGGCCGGGATGAAGGACAGCAAAGTGATCGTCGCGATCAACAAGGATGCCGAGGCGCCGATCTTCCAGGTCGCCGACTACGGCCTGGTGGCCGATCTGTTCGAGGCCGTGCCCGAGCTCGTCAAAAGCCTCTAA
- a CDS encoding electron transfer flavoprotein subunit beta/FixA family protein: protein MKVLVPVKRVVDYNVKVRVKSDGSGVETANVKMSMNPFDEIAVEEAVRLKEAGAATEIVAVSIGPAACQETLRTALAIGADRAILVESGAEIQPLAAAKILKAVAVREQPKLVIMGKQAIDDDSNQTGQMLAALLGWAQATFASKLQVEGDSARVTREVDGGLETLVIRLPAVVTTDLRLNEPRYVTLPNIMKAKKKPLETLSAEALGVEIAPRLKTLRVAEPPKRGAGKQVKSVAELIDKLRNEAKVI from the coding sequence ATGAAAGTACTGGTTCCGGTCAAACGCGTGGTGGACTACAACGTGAAGGTGCGCGTGAAGTCCGACGGGTCGGGCGTGGAGACCGCCAACGTCAAGATGTCCATGAACCCCTTCGACGAGATCGCCGTGGAGGAGGCGGTGCGCCTGAAGGAAGCCGGCGCGGCGACGGAGATCGTCGCGGTGTCGATCGGGCCCGCGGCGTGTCAGGAAACCCTGCGCACCGCCCTGGCCATCGGTGCCGACCGCGCGATCCTGGTCGAAAGCGGCGCGGAGATCCAGCCGCTCGCCGCGGCGAAGATTCTGAAGGCCGTGGCGGTCAGGGAGCAGCCGAAGCTCGTCATCATGGGCAAGCAGGCGATCGACGACGATTCGAACCAAACCGGGCAGATGCTGGCAGCGCTGCTGGGCTGGGCACAGGCGACATTTGCGTCGAAGCTCCAGGTCGAGGGCGACTCCGCCCGGGTGACCCGTGAAGTGGACGGCGGGTTGGAGACCTTGGTCATCCGCTTGCCGGCCGTGGTGACGACCGACTTGCGGCTCAACGAGCCGCGCTATGTGACCCTTCCCAACATCATGAAGGCGAAGAAGAAGCCGCTCGAGACGCTGAGTGCCGAAGCGCTCGGCGTGGAGATCGCACCGCGGCTCAAGACGCTGAGAGTCGCCGAGCCGCCCAAGCGCGGTGCCGGCAAGCAGGTCAAGAGCGTCGCCGAGCTGATCGACAAGCTGCGTAACGAGGCAAAGGTCATCTGA
- a CDS encoding acyl-CoA synthetase, with protein sequence MSTNHRVNPYSVGLDKNPANYVPLSPLSFLTWAADVYPRRPAVIHGDQCTTWAEVYARCRRLASALSQRGVGVGDTVAVMAPNVPAMFEAHYGIPMAGAVINTLNTRLDPEAIAFMLGHGEAKVLITDTEFAPTVSRALRRLTTPPLVIDIVDPLGPGGERLGEMDYEAFLGGGDPGFSWRLPDDEWDAIALSYTSGTTGNPKGVVTHHRGAYLNALSNIVTWAMPHFPVYLWTLPMFHCNGWCFPWSLAAVAGVSVCLRKVDAALIFDLIRRHQVTHFCGAPVVHNMLINAPAALRAGISHRLHAMIAGAAPPQAVIEGAERIGVELTHVYGLTEVYGPASVCAKHPEWAQLPLEQRAALNGRQGVRYVLQEAMEVLDPETLQPVPRDGQTMGEIFFRGNITMKGYLNNPQATQEAFAGGWFHTGDLAVVDPDGYVKIKDRSKDIIISGGENISTIEVEDVIYRHPAVLEAAVVARPDEKWGEVPCAFVTLKPDAPRVSEQDIIAFCRERLAHYKCPKKVVFGSLPKTSTGKIQKNLLRERAKTA encoded by the coding sequence ATGAGCACCAACCACCGCGTCAATCCCTACAGCGTCGGGCTGGACAAGAACCCGGCCAATTACGTGCCGCTGTCCCCGTTGTCCTTTCTGACCTGGGCCGCCGATGTCTACCCACGCCGCCCTGCGGTGATCCATGGGGACCAGTGCACGACCTGGGCCGAGGTCTACGCACGCTGCCGGCGCCTGGCCTCGGCGCTGTCGCAACGCGGCGTGGGGGTTGGCGATACGGTGGCGGTGATGGCACCGAACGTGCCCGCCATGTTCGAGGCGCATTACGGCATTCCGATGGCTGGCGCGGTCATCAACACGCTGAACACCCGGCTCGATCCCGAGGCAATCGCCTTCATGCTCGGCCATGGGGAGGCCAAGGTATTGATCACCGATACCGAGTTCGCTCCGACCGTCTCGCGGGCGCTGCGCAGGCTCACGACGCCGCCGCTGGTGATCGACATCGTCGATCCCCTCGGACCCGGGGGTGAACGTCTGGGCGAGATGGATTACGAGGCATTCCTGGGCGGCGGTGATCCCGGGTTTTCGTGGCGTCTGCCGGACGACGAATGGGACGCCATCGCGCTGTCATACACCTCAGGCACCACCGGGAATCCCAAAGGGGTGGTGACGCATCACCGCGGCGCCTATCTGAATGCCCTGTCCAATATCGTCACCTGGGCGATGCCGCACTTCCCGGTCTATCTGTGGACCCTGCCGATGTTTCACTGCAACGGCTGGTGTTTTCCATGGAGCCTGGCGGCGGTGGCGGGCGTCAGCGTGTGCCTGCGCAAGGTCGATGCCGCGCTGATTTTCGATCTGATCCGCCGCCACCAGGTCACGCATTTCTGCGGCGCTCCGGTGGTGCACAACATGCTGATCAACGCCCCTGCCGCGCTGCGGGCGGGAATCAGCCACAGGCTGCACGCGATGATCGCCGGCGCTGCGCCGCCCCAGGCGGTGATCGAGGGTGCCGAGCGCATCGGCGTGGAGTTGACGCACGTCTACGGGCTTACCGAGGTCTACGGGCCGGCGTCGGTATGCGCGAAACACCCGGAATGGGCGCAGTTGCCCCTGGAGCAGCGCGCCGCGCTCAACGGCCGGCAGGGCGTTCGCTACGTGCTGCAGGAAGCGATGGAAGTCCTCGATCCCGAGACTTTGCAGCCGGTGCCGCGCGACGGACAGACCATGGGGGAGATTTTCTTTCGCGGCAACATCACGATGAAGGGTTACCTGAACAACCCGCAAGCCACGCAAGAGGCCTTCGCGGGCGGCTGGTTCCATACCGGGGACCTGGCGGTGGTCGACCCGGACGGTTACGTCAAGATCAAGGACCGGTCCAAGGACATCATCATCTCCGGTGGTGAGAACATCTCCACGATCGAAGTGGAGGATGTCATCTACCGGCACCCCGCAGTCCTCGAAGCCGCGGTTGTCGCTCGACCGGACGAGAAATGGGGAGAGGTTCCCTGCGCGTTCGTGACCCTGAAGCCCGATGCCCCGCGAGTCAGCGAGCAGGACATCATCGCCTTCTGCCGCGAGCGTCTGGCGCATTACAAGTGCCCCAAGAAGGTCGTGTTCGGCTCGCTGCCCAAGACCTCCACCGGAAAGATCCAGAAAAACCTCCTGCGCGAGCGGGCGAAAACGGCTTGA